A region from the Deinococcus sp. KSM4-11 genome encodes:
- the rsmG gene encoding 16S rRNA (guanine(527)-N(7))-methyltransferase RsmG translates to MTPEAEQLLLDGLDAFGLQPDPTAVQRFRHLLTLLQDGNALVNLTALKSEHDIVLKHFVDSASCLLGGHLAGDQQVIDIGTGAGFPSLPLAILNPALRMTPLDSIRKKIDFVRATAEALEMNHVHPLVGRAETLGQTPEHRGRYDRVVIRAVAALPVVMELSLPLLRPGGLLVAQKGAIGAEEMAAGERAAAELGGQVASVEAFELPVLHDRRSLVIVEKTRPTPARYPRREGVPAQQPLFWKAK, encoded by the coding sequence GTGACGCCTGAAGCAGAGCAGCTTCTACTCGACGGTCTCGACGCATTCGGACTCCAGCCAGACCCGACCGCCGTCCAGCGCTTCCGACACTTGCTGACCCTGTTGCAAGATGGCAACGCTCTGGTGAACCTGACTGCCCTGAAGTCTGAACACGACATCGTGCTCAAACACTTCGTGGATTCAGCCAGCTGTCTGCTCGGAGGCCATCTGGCCGGTGACCAGCAGGTCATCGATATTGGAACCGGAGCGGGCTTTCCATCGCTTCCACTCGCCATCTTGAATCCGGCCTTGCGGATGACTCCACTGGATTCGATTCGGAAAAAGATCGACTTCGTCCGGGCCACGGCAGAAGCGCTGGAGATGAACCATGTTCATCCACTGGTTGGACGCGCTGAAACGCTGGGCCAAACGCCAGAGCACCGGGGCCGCTACGACCGCGTAGTGATTCGCGCGGTCGCCGCCTTGCCGGTGGTGATGGAACTGTCGCTCCCGCTGTTGCGCCCAGGCGGCCTGCTGGTTGCCCAGAAGGGAGCCATCGGCGCGGAGGAAATGGCCGCCGGGGAGCGCGCTGCTGCGGAACTGGGCGGACAGGTCGCCTCGGTAGAAGCATTCGAATTGCCTGTCCTGCACGACAGGCGAAGCCTGGTGATCGTGGAGAAGACGCGGCCCACGCCAGCCAGATACCCCAGGCGAGAGGGTGTACCCGCCCAGCAGCCGCTATTCTGGAAGGCGAAGTGA
- the mnmG gene encoding tRNA uridine-5-carboxymethylaminomethyl(34) synthesis enzyme MnmG — protein sequence MSDWDVVVIGGGHAGIEAAWASAKLCRTALLIGNPATIGRMPCNPAVGGPGKSQLVFELQALGGLMGRLADATAIHTRVLNASKGPAVQSLRVQNERDAYAEYAQDVILGHPSLVILRGEAADLESDGQGGWGIVTSDGRHFTARSVVIAAGTFMRGVTWYGRHSRPEGRQGEPPARYLSSPLSRAGHVLKRYKTGTPPRVRADSVDFNALLEIPPDPVPQGFTGRPGSRASESPTWQTHTTPRTHALIQANLHESPMYAGDIQGRGPRYCPSIEDKVVRFAHHDRHLLFVEPDGIQTSEVYLQGFSSSLPPHLQDQLVRTLPGFEEAVIQRYAYAVEYDVVDSTELTLQLESRVMPGVFTAGQINGTSGYEEAAAQGLVAGLSAARRYMGLESYAFERDSGYLGVMLDDLVFKGSDEPYRMMTSRVEHRLLCRQDNADERLSAVGHRLGLVDAAEHQAVREKYQRIAAARSDLAQQRFNGQTGEAWLRRPEFSLADVEALGVKLSTLSQVEREAVEIRVKYEGYIRRAESQLASEQRAHEVALTGLEYQSIAGLSLEAREKLARHRPPTLAQASRIPGVRHADVSALLVHLKRNTVSRET from the coding sequence ATGAGCGACTGGGACGTGGTGGTGATTGGAGGTGGGCACGCTGGAATCGAGGCGGCCTGGGCCTCGGCGAAGCTGTGCCGGACGGCCCTGTTGATCGGCAACCCTGCGACGATCGGCCGGATGCCCTGCAACCCGGCCGTGGGAGGACCGGGCAAGAGCCAGCTCGTATTTGAACTTCAGGCGCTCGGAGGTCTGATGGGCCGACTGGCCGACGCCACTGCCATTCATACCCGAGTCCTGAATGCCAGCAAGGGCCCGGCAGTCCAGTCGCTGCGGGTTCAAAACGAGCGCGACGCCTACGCTGAATACGCCCAGGACGTCATTCTTGGTCATCCGTCCCTAGTGATCCTCCGTGGCGAGGCGGCCGATCTGGAGTCGGACGGCCAGGGTGGTTGGGGCATCGTGACCTCGGACGGCCGCCATTTCACGGCCCGCAGCGTGGTCATCGCAGCCGGAACCTTCATGCGTGGCGTCACGTGGTATGGCCGTCACTCCAGACCTGAAGGTCGTCAGGGAGAGCCGCCTGCCCGCTACCTCTCCTCTCCTCTGTCCCGCGCGGGGCATGTCCTCAAGCGGTACAAGACCGGTACGCCGCCCCGCGTCCGCGCCGATTCGGTGGACTTCAATGCGCTCCTAGAGATTCCCCCCGATCCGGTACCGCAGGGCTTCACCGGTCGGCCCGGTTCCAGAGCGTCCGAGTCCCCGACGTGGCAGACGCATACGACGCCCCGAACCCATGCGCTGATCCAAGCCAATCTGCACGAGTCCCCCATGTACGCAGGCGACATCCAGGGCCGTGGCCCCCGCTACTGCCCGAGTATCGAGGACAAGGTCGTGCGGTTCGCCCACCACGACCGGCACCTCCTGTTCGTCGAGCCGGACGGCATTCAGACCAGCGAGGTGTACCTCCAGGGGTTCAGCTCCTCCCTGCCGCCACACCTGCAGGATCAGCTGGTGCGCACCCTGCCTGGCTTCGAAGAGGCTGTGATCCAGCGGTATGCCTACGCCGTCGAGTACGACGTGGTGGATTCCACGGAATTGACCCTTCAGCTGGAGTCTCGGGTGATGCCCGGCGTGTTTACGGCCGGGCAGATCAATGGCACCAGCGGCTACGAGGAGGCGGCCGCTCAGGGACTCGTGGCCGGACTGTCTGCCGCCCGGAGATATATGGGGCTGGAGTCCTACGCCTTCGAGCGGGATTCTGGATACCTGGGCGTCATGCTCGATGACTTGGTGTTCAAGGGCAGCGATGAGCCGTACCGGATGATGACCAGCCGCGTGGAACATCGCCTGCTATGCCGCCAGGACAACGCCGATGAGCGGTTGAGCGCTGTTGGGCATCGGCTTGGGCTTGTTGACGCGGCCGAGCATCAGGCGGTTCGGGAGAAGTACCAGCGTATCGCGGCAGCCAGAAGCGATCTCGCGCAGCAGCGGTTCAACGGCCAGACCGGTGAGGCGTGGCTGCGTCGTCCGGAGTTCTCGCTGGCAGACGTCGAGGCCCTTGGGGTCAAGCTGTCAACCCTGTCTCAGGTCGAGCGTGAGGCGGTCGAAATCCGTGTGAAATACGAGGGGTATATCCGCCGGGCGGAATCCCAGCTGGCCTCCGAACAGCGGGCCCACGAGGTGGCGTTGACTGGCCTTGAATACCAAAGTATTGCTGGCCTGTCCCTTGAGGCCCGCGAGAAGCTTGCCCGTCATCGGCCTCCGACACTTGCCCAGGCGTCACGGATTCCCGGAGTTCGGCACGCGGATGTCAGCGCCCTGTTGGTGCATCTGAAACGCAACACTGTTTCACGGGAAACTTGA
- a CDS encoding response regulator transcription factor, which translates to MLAQILVVEDDPHLGPLLKEYLSADYLVHHAATLKDAQGWLGTHTAQLILLDLNLPDGDGLDLVQALRQYSSTPVLVLSARSGVQERVQGLNAGADDYLTKPFAMPELDARITALLRRTAAGTGVNLGNTSLSTSSLLLTVDDKTVNLTEHEARILELMMRTPERVFSRADIESHLYGWETPNSNSVEVRISQLRKKLETANSDLRIRTIRNVGYVLQA; encoded by the coding sequence ATGCTGGCCCAGATCCTGGTTGTAGAAGACGATCCCCACCTGGGGCCCCTGCTGAAGGAATACCTGTCGGCCGATTACCTGGTGCACCACGCGGCCACGCTCAAAGATGCGCAGGGCTGGCTGGGCACGCACACCGCGCAGCTGATCCTGCTCGACCTGAACCTCCCGGACGGCGACGGCCTGGACCTCGTGCAGGCGCTGCGGCAGTACTCCAGCACGCCGGTGCTGGTGCTCTCTGCCCGCAGCGGCGTGCAGGAACGCGTGCAGGGCCTGAACGCCGGCGCCGACGATTACCTCACCAAGCCCTTCGCCATGCCGGAACTCGACGCGCGCATCACGGCGCTGCTGCGGCGCACGGCGGCCGGCACGGGCGTGAACCTGGGCAACACCAGCCTCTCGACCAGCAGCCTGCTGCTCACCGTGGACGACAAGACCGTGAACCTTACCGAGCACGAGGCCCGCATCCTGGAACTCATGATGCGCACGCCCGAGCGGGTATTCTCACGCGCGGACATCGAATCGCACCTGTACGGCTGGGAAACGCCGAACAGCAACTCGGTCGAGGTGCGCATCTCACAGCTGCGCAAGAAGCTGGAAACGGCGAACAGCGACCTGCGGATCCGCACCATCCGCAACGTCGGGTATGTGCTCCAGGCCTGA
- a CDS encoding alpha-ketoacid dehydrogenase subunit beta: MTATQEKRDTAETGNGETRTINLIQAVTEALAEELERDRRVVLFGEDVGARGGVFMATAGLQARFGKERVFDTPLSEASIVGAAVGMAARGLRPVAEIQFADYMGPGFDQIISQAAKLRYRSGGQFTCPLVIRTPSGGGVKGGHHHSQSPESYYTHTPGLKVVMPSTPYDAKGLLKAAIRGDDPVIFFEPKRLYRAAKGEVPDHDYTVRIGEAAVRREGTDLSLIGYGGVMPDVERAAAALAAEGVSAEVIDLRSLLPWDQGTVVRSVQKTGRAVLVSEAPRTSNFMGEVAYVIQEQAFDTLRAPVGQVAGFDTPYPYVQDKVYLPGPNRILAACVKALNY; encoded by the coding sequence ATGACGGCCACGCAGGAGAAACGGGACACGGCCGAGACTGGGAACGGGGAGACCCGCACCATCAACCTGATCCAGGCGGTGACCGAGGCCCTCGCCGAGGAACTCGAACGCGACCGGCGGGTCGTGCTGTTCGGCGAGGATGTCGGCGCGCGGGGGGGCGTGTTCATGGCCACCGCCGGTTTGCAGGCGCGTTTCGGGAAGGAGCGGGTCTTCGACACGCCACTCTCGGAGGCGAGCATCGTGGGCGCGGCGGTCGGGATGGCCGCGCGGGGGCTGCGTCCTGTCGCGGAAATCCAGTTCGCGGATTACATGGGGCCGGGCTTCGACCAGATCATCAGCCAGGCGGCCAAACTGCGCTACCGCAGCGGCGGGCAGTTCACCTGCCCCCTGGTGATCCGCACGCCCAGCGGGGGCGGGGTCAAGGGCGGGCACCACCACAGCCAGAGCCCGGAAAGCTACTACACCCACACACCGGGCCTGAAGGTCGTGATGCCCAGCACCCCCTACGACGCCAAGGGCCTGCTGAAGGCCGCCATCCGGGGCGACGATCCCGTGATCTTCTTCGAACCAAAGCGCCTCTACCGGGCGGCAAAGGGCGAGGTTCCCGACCACGATTACACCGTCCGGATCGGGGAGGCCGCCGTGCGCCGTGAAGGCACGGATCTGAGTCTAATCGGGTACGGGGGCGTCATGCCGGATGTAGAACGCGCCGCCGCCGCCCTGGCCGCCGAGGGGGTGAGCGCCGAGGTCATCGACCTGCGCTCGCTGCTGCCGTGGGATCAGGGCACGGTGGTGCGCTCCGTGCAGAAGACGGGCCGGGCCGTGCTGGTCAGCGAAGCCCCGCGCACCAGCAACTTCATGGGTGAGGTCGCCTACGTGATCCAGGAGCAGGCCTTCGACACGCTGCGCGCCCCGGTGGGGCAGGTGGCGGGCTTCGACACGCCGTACCCGTACGTGCAGGACAAGGTGTACCTGCCCGGCCCGAACCGCATCCTGGCCGCCTGCGTGAAGGCGCTGAACTACTGA
- a CDS encoding dihydrolipoamide acetyltransferase family protein produces MKEVLLPELAESVVEGEILKWLVAEGDAVALEQPLCEVMTDKVTVELPSPVAGILSRRLANEGDVVAVHAAIALIDESGGTASAPGAMQAIQDSAGNATPATLPVQAQEEREAVADAGGSIVEAGHSAAKADDDSSSLFRAFTSDETVKVQGLGSRSGSGAAGSLTAGTGVLEREPVTARTDGRVLAVPAARQLARERGIDLAQVQGSGPNGRIRVQDVEAHGAGSHSQPAATAPSAPAAAIPPNAAPAAPAPAAPRSGGGLPVPPVQYRTPKGYEHLEDRVPLRGMRRAISTQMQASHLYTVRTLTVDEVNLSKLVAFRARVKHEATAAGVKLSYLPFIFRAVAVALRKYPSLNSSFDEATGEIVMKRYFNIGMAVATDAGLTVPVLRDVNHKSLFDLAREVTDLAARAQAGKLQAEELAGSTFSVTNIGSIGALFSFPIINVPDAAILGIHSIQKRPIVNAAGEIVAADMMYLSLSFDHRLVDGAEAARFCKEVIRLLEEPDRLMLEAL; encoded by the coding sequence GTGAAAGAAGTGCTGTTGCCAGAACTGGCAGAAAGTGTGGTCGAGGGCGAGATCCTCAAGTGGCTGGTCGCCGAGGGTGATGCGGTGGCCCTGGAACAACCCCTGTGCGAGGTCATGACCGACAAGGTCACGGTGGAACTCCCGAGTCCCGTGGCGGGCATCCTGAGCCGCCGCCTGGCGAACGAGGGCGACGTGGTCGCCGTCCACGCAGCCATCGCCCTGATCGACGAAAGCGGCGGAACGGCCAGTGCTCCGGGAGCCATGCAGGCCATCCAGGACAGTGCCGGGAACGCCACGCCGGCCACCCTGCCCGTGCAGGCGCAGGAGGAGCGGGAAGCGGTGGCCGATGCGGGCGGCAGCATCGTGGAGGCCGGGCACTCAGCCGCGAAGGCCGACGACGATTCCAGCAGCCTGTTCCGCGCTTTCACATCCGACGAGACGGTGAAGGTGCAGGGCCTCGGCAGTCGCAGCGGCAGCGGCGCAGCCGGCAGCCTCACGGCCGGAACCGGGGTGCTGGAACGCGAGCCCGTCACGGCCCGCACGGATGGCCGGGTACTGGCCGTCCCCGCCGCGCGGCAACTCGCCCGCGAACGGGGGATCGATCTGGCCCAGGTGCAGGGCAGCGGCCCGAACGGCCGGATTCGCGTGCAGGACGTCGAAGCGCACGGAGCAGGAAGTCACTCCCAGCCTGCGGCGACGGCTCCATCCGCTCCGGCAGCGGCCATCCCACCAAATGCTGCTCCAGCTGCTCCCGCCCCGGCCGCGCCCAGAAGTGGTGGCGGCCTCCCGGTACCGCCCGTCCAGTACCGCACGCCGAAGGGGTACGAGCATCTGGAAGACCGCGTGCCGCTCCGTGGCATGCGCCGCGCGATCAGCACGCAGATGCAGGCCAGTCACCTGTACACCGTGCGAACCCTGACGGTGGACGAGGTGAACCTCTCGAAGCTCGTGGCCTTCCGCGCCCGCGTGAAGCACGAGGCGACGGCGGCCGGCGTGAAACTGTCGTACCTGCCGTTCATCTTCCGGGCGGTGGCCGTGGCGCTGCGCAAGTACCCGAGCCTGAATTCGTCCTTCGACGAGGCCACGGGCGAGATCGTCATGAAACGCTACTTCAACATCGGCATGGCCGTCGCCACCGACGCTGGCCTCACGGTGCCGGTGCTGCGGGACGTGAACCACAAGAGCCTCTTCGATCTGGCGCGCGAGGTCACGGATCTGGCCGCCCGCGCGCAGGCCGGGAAACTCCAGGCCGAGGAACTGGCGGGCAGCACCTTCAGCGTCACGAACATCGGATCGATCGGAGCGCTGTTCTCCTTCCCGATCATCAACGTGCCGGACGCCGCGATCCTGGGCATCCACTCCATCCAGAAGCGGCCCATCGTGAACGCGGCGGGCGAGATCGTCGCGGCGGACATGATGTACCTGTCGCTGTCCTTCGATCACCGCCTGGTGGACGGCGCGGAGGCCGCGCGCTTCTGCAAGGAAGTGATCCGGCTGCTGGAGGAACCGGATCGGCTGATGCTCGAGGCGCTGTAA
- a CDS encoding ParA family protein codes for MKALGIVNQKGGVGKTTTAVNLAAYLAAGGRKVLLLDMDPQGNATSGLGLRGAEQGLYEALGDPSKAAEYTRSTAQPGLDVLPSTPDLAGAGVELADDPDALGRLLASIRGYDLVIIDAPPSLGPLTVNVLAAAHALLIPLQAEYYALEGLAGLMETVERVQGGLNPRLKVLGVVLTMFDGRTNLSQEVETMVRQHFGELVFWSVVPRNVRLSEAPSYAKPINAFAPLSSGAASYKRLAEEVLQRVEKI; via the coding sequence TTGAAAGCACTCGGAATCGTGAACCAGAAAGGTGGCGTCGGCAAAACGACGACAGCAGTGAATCTCGCCGCCTACCTGGCCGCCGGTGGCCGCAAGGTCTTGCTCCTCGATATGGATCCTCAGGGCAACGCGACCAGCGGTCTGGGACTGCGCGGCGCGGAGCAGGGGCTGTATGAGGCCTTGGGAGATCCGTCGAAAGCTGCGGAGTACACGCGCTCTACGGCGCAGCCTGGACTGGACGTGCTGCCGTCTACGCCTGACCTGGCCGGGGCAGGGGTCGAGCTGGCCGACGATCCGGACGCGCTTGGGCGCCTGCTGGCCAGCATCCGGGGCTATGACCTGGTGATCATCGATGCGCCGCCCAGCCTGGGTCCACTCACTGTGAATGTCCTGGCGGCGGCGCATGCCCTGCTGATCCCTTTGCAGGCGGAATATTACGCATTGGAAGGGCTGGCCGGACTGATGGAGACGGTGGAGCGTGTGCAGGGCGGGCTGAACCCGCGCTTGAAAGTGCTGGGCGTGGTTCTGACCATGTTCGACGGTCGCACCAACCTCTCGCAGGAAGTGGAGACCATGGTTCGGCAGCATTTCGGCGAACTGGTGTTCTGGTCCGTGGTGCCCCGAAACGTCCGGCTGTCGGAGGCGCCCAGTTACGCCAAGCCGATCAACGCCTTCGCGCCGCTGTCGAGTGGTGCCGCCTCCTACAAGCGGCTGGCCGAGGAGGTGCTGCAGCGTGTCGAAAAAATCTAG
- a CDS encoding thiamine pyrophosphate-dependent dehydrogenase E1 component subunit alpha, with product MIHPHTPEPIQYIAEDGQPVQALPERFTPDLLRGLHHDMLRAREFDRKLITLLRQGRTTFYAQSSGMEATQVGLARSLQAGHDWVWPYYRDHTLALSMGMPMFDLLSQCLGTNSDSCRGRQMPHHFASAALKFVSISSSIASQVPPAAGSAMAQKYLGSDEITVCTFGDGATSEGDWHAGMNMAGTAKAPCLFVCENNQWAISTGVQQQTASETIHVKARAYGMPGYYVDGNDIVAVMEVCAHAAAGVRAGDGPALVECLTYRVGSHSNADADAEKQYRTRDEVNLWLARDPILRVEKLLEHLGHPVSTEERSEIITQTHREVDQDVIRAEASGQPDWRIMFEDVYADLPSHLREQAAALRAEQEGVRA from the coding sequence ATGATTCACCCACATACCCCTGAACCCATCCAGTACATCGCCGAGGACGGTCAACCCGTTCAGGCGCTCCCGGAACGGTTCACCCCTGACCTCCTGCGTGGCCTGCACCACGATATGCTGCGCGCCCGCGAATTCGACCGCAAGCTCATCACGCTGCTCAGGCAGGGCCGGACGACGTTCTACGCCCAGTCGAGCGGCATGGAGGCCACCCAGGTCGGTCTGGCCCGCTCGCTTCAGGCGGGACACGACTGGGTGTGGCCCTACTACCGCGACCACACGCTGGCGCTGTCCATGGGCATGCCCATGTTCGACCTGCTCAGCCAGTGCCTGGGAACCAATTCCGATTCCTGTCGGGGCCGCCAGATGCCGCACCATTTCGCCTCGGCGGCGCTGAAATTCGTGTCGATCAGCTCGAGCATCGCCTCGCAGGTGCCGCCCGCTGCCGGGAGCGCCATGGCGCAGAAGTATCTGGGCAGCGACGAGATCACGGTCTGCACCTTCGGGGACGGAGCCACCAGTGAAGGCGACTGGCACGCAGGCATGAACATGGCCGGCACGGCGAAGGCTCCCTGCCTGTTCGTCTGCGAGAACAACCAGTGGGCCATCAGCACGGGCGTGCAGCAGCAGACGGCCAGCGAGACCATCCATGTGAAGGCCAGGGCCTACGGCATGCCCGGCTACTATGTGGATGGCAACGACATCGTGGCTGTCATGGAAGTGTGTGCACACGCCGCCGCCGGGGTACGTGCCGGAGACGGCCCCGCCCTGGTGGAATGCCTGACGTACCGCGTGGGATCGCATAGCAACGCGGACGCGGACGCCGAGAAGCAGTACCGCACGCGGGACGAGGTGAACCTCTGGCTGGCGCGCGATCCGATCCTGCGGGTCGAGAAGCTGCTGGAACACCTGGGTCACCCGGTCAGCACCGAGGAACGCTCGGAGATCATCACTCAGACCCACCGAGAGGTCGATCAGGACGTCATCCGCGCGGAAGCCAGTGGGCAGCCGGACTGGCGGATCATGTTCGAGGACGTGTACGCCGATCTGCCCTCGCACCTGCGGGAGCAGGCCGCCGCGCTGCGGGCCGAACAGGAAGGCGTCCGCGCATGA
- a CDS encoding sensor histidine kinase KdpD, whose amino-acid sequence MTPQPRPLPPARPLEVRPGAGGAVRAAGLPSAAGAWRHSLRFRLALTYSALALLMIMLVSASVVALLLSRMDQQFNARLNERADTLAEAFTGTGQGLGKTAGGPTSYTMLVKDGTVIYASPILREFDRSPFPFGEQSRVNIQDTTVRAVKRQAGDFGTLWVGLPEDDLIAARESALSALLVALVFTPLLLLLVGWWVGQRSLSGLERAATLADRIDPTHSLETLPLPVREDEVHRLLSALNRLLVRIEAGQAREKQLLGQIVHELGAPLTVLRASLARAGERTGDAEVMRAALVADELTFTTQDLMQLARGQLEIKLAWHYIPATTLRDRLDRLVPGTTFSGNWTVGILCDPDRLTQALRNLLANARRAAGPEGTVTLDLKDTPESLTFTVRDSGPGLPTELGERIFDPFVSGSGSSGLGLSVSRQIAAMHGGSLRGANHPQGGAQFVLTLPNAALTDEDEAF is encoded by the coding sequence ATGACGCCGCAGCCGCGCCCCCTGCCCCCCGCCCGGCCCCTTGAGGTTCGGCCGGGAGCAGGGGGCGCGGTTCGGGCGGCTGGCCTGCCCTCGGCGGCGGGCGCGTGGCGGCACTCGCTGCGCTTCCGGCTGGCCCTGACCTACTCCGCGCTGGCGCTGCTGATGATCATGCTGGTCAGCGCGAGCGTGGTGGCGCTGCTGCTCTCGCGCATGGATCAGCAGTTCAATGCCCGCCTGAACGAACGCGCGGACACGCTGGCTGAAGCCTTCACTGGCACCGGGCAGGGCTTAGGCAAGACGGCGGGCGGCCCGACCTCGTACACCATGCTGGTCAAGGACGGCACCGTGATCTACGCCAGCCCGATCCTGCGGGAGTTCGACCGCTCGCCGTTCCCGTTTGGTGAACAGAGCCGCGTGAACATCCAGGACACGACCGTGCGCGCCGTGAAACGGCAGGCCGGGGACTTCGGAACCCTGTGGGTGGGCCTGCCGGAGGACGACCTGATCGCGGCCCGCGAGAGCGCCCTGAGCGCGCTGCTGGTGGCGCTGGTGTTCACGCCGCTGCTGCTGCTGCTGGTGGGGTGGTGGGTGGGGCAGCGGTCGCTGAGCGGCCTGGAGCGGGCGGCCACGCTCGCCGACCGGATCGACCCGACCCACAGCCTGGAGACCCTGCCGCTGCCCGTTCGCGAGGACGAGGTGCACCGCCTACTGAGTGCCCTGAACCGCCTGCTGGTGAGAATCGAGGCCGGGCAGGCCCGTGAGAAGCAGCTGCTCGGCCAGATCGTGCATGAGCTGGGCGCGCCGCTCACGGTGTTGAGGGCCAGCCTGGCGCGGGCCGGAGAACGCACCGGGGATGCTGAGGTCATGCGGGCCGCGCTGGTCGCCGACGAGCTGACCTTCACCACGCAGGATCTGATGCAGCTTGCGCGTGGGCAACTGGAGATCAAGCTGGCGTGGCACTATATTCCGGCCACGACGCTCCGCGACCGCCTGGACCGGCTGGTGCCGGGCACCACCTTCAGCGGGAACTGGACAGTGGGCATCCTGTGCGACCCGGACCGGCTGACACAGGCGCTGCGCAACCTGCTGGCGAACGCCCGCCGCGCCGCCGGGCCGGAGGGCACCGTGACGCTCGACCTGAAGGACACGCCGGAGTCCCTGACCTTCACCGTGCGGGACTCCGGCCCTGGCCTGCCGACCGAACTGGGCGAGCGCATCTTCGATCCCTTCGTGAGCGGCTCCGGCTCCTCGGGCCTGGGACTGAGCGTCAGCCGGCAGATCGCGGCCATGCACGGCGGCAGCCTCCGGGGCGCAAATCACCCCCAGGGCGGCGCGCAGTTCGTCCTGACCCTCCCGAACGCGGCCCTGACCGACGAGGATGAGGCCTTCTGA
- the dprA gene encoding DNA-processing protein DprA has translation MTVPAQVSAETADELLALLTLRFTPQLGPRRIESLRAHFGSARQALQATLGELREVPGLDVKSVAAIGSVKAAEQAQTELKEVQEAGVTLLGRGLDGYPDALEALGDPPPVLWALGPLPEFPTVPRALGIVGTRAASPHALTLTRHLAADLARADVVIVSGLARGIDTAAHTAAVEAGGVTVGVLGSGVNHIYPSENVPLARRMTVISEYPLGTPPAQHHFPTRNRLIAALSAGSLVVEGELKSGSMITATHALECGRTVFAVPGRAGDPRAAGPHRLIREGAVLTESAQDILDEFHWGTAPVQLLPELPPEQARVYAALTTPRTLDDLQLATGLALPALQTALLMLQLQGLAEETGGRWARR, from the coding sequence GTGACCGTTCCCGCCCAGGTGTCCGCTGAGACCGCCGACGAACTGCTGGCCCTGCTGACGCTGCGCTTCACGCCGCAACTTGGGCCGCGCCGAATAGAGTCCCTGCGGGCGCACTTCGGGTCGGCCCGACAGGCGCTGCAGGCCACGCTGGGGGAACTCCGCGAGGTACCCGGGCTGGACGTGAAGAGTGTGGCGGCCATCGGATCGGTGAAGGCTGCCGAGCAGGCGCAGACCGAGCTGAAGGAGGTTCAGGAGGCGGGCGTGACCCTGCTGGGCCGGGGGCTGGACGGCTACCCGGACGCGCTGGAGGCGCTGGGCGACCCCCCGCCGGTGCTGTGGGCGCTGGGGCCACTGCCGGAATTTCCGACGGTGCCGCGCGCCCTCGGCATCGTGGGCACCCGCGCGGCCAGCCCCCATGCGCTCACCCTGACCCGGCATCTCGCCGCCGACCTCGCTCGCGCCGACGTGGTCATCGTGAGCGGGCTGGCCCGTGGCATCGACACGGCCGCACATACGGCCGCCGTGGAAGCGGGCGGCGTGACCGTGGGCGTGCTGGGCAGCGGCGTGAACCACATCTACCCCAGCGAGAACGTCCCCCTGGCGCGGCGCATGACCGTGATCAGCGAGTACCCGCTGGGCACACCGCCCGCGCAGCATCATTTCCCCACACGGAACCGGCTCATCGCCGCGCTCTCGGCCGGTTCGCTGGTGGTCGAGGGCGAACTCAAGTCGGGCTCGATGATCACGGCCACCCACGCCCTGGAGTGCGGGCGCACCGTGTTTGCGGTGCCCGGACGGGCTGGCGATCCCAGAGCGGCCGGGCCGCACCGCCTGATCCGTGAGGGAGCGGTGCTCACCGAGTCCGCGCAGGACATTCTGGACGAATTCCACTGGGGCACAGCGCCGGTTCAGCTCCTACCGGAACTGCCACCGGAACAGGCGAGGGTTTACGCCGCCCTGACCACGCCCCGGACGCTGGACGACCTGCAACTGGCAACCGGGCTGGCCCTGCCAGCCCTCCAGACGGCCCTGCTGATGCTCCAGTTGCAGGGGCTGGCCGAGGAGACCGGAGGCCGCTGGGCGCGGCGCTGA